A section of the Bradyrhizobium oligotrophicum S58 genome encodes:
- the lptF gene encoding LPS export ABC transporter permease LptF, giving the protein MGSIDRYIFRTTLASFALVLVSLTGVIWITQALRGIDLMTSQGQTILTFLGITGLVIPSLLGVIAPIALMIAVSHTLNKLATDSEIIVMNAAGMSPFRLFVPFGYATCAVAVLVTLIASFFAPDGLRRIKQWDAEITADVLANILQPGRFAQLDQNLTIRIRERQPGGDLSGILIDDRRAPKERVTIIAEKGTVVKNADGSFLVLEDGNLERFELGKREPAMVAFARYAFDMSKFSNQGRDVTLGIRERYLWELMAPAEDDPIYKQIPGQFRQELHDRFLAPIYPFAFAALTFAFLGAPRTTRQSRNFSFGSAILAVFGVRMAGFACSVMTVKTPIAALVQYLMLFGVLGLSIWIIIGGVVVEPPARLMEAINRSNARIARLFRRPATA; this is encoded by the coding sequence ATGGGGTCCATCGACAGGTACATCTTTCGCACGACGCTCGCGTCGTTCGCGTTGGTGCTGGTCAGCCTCACCGGCGTGATCTGGATTACCCAGGCCTTGCGCGGCATCGACCTGATGACCAGCCAGGGCCAGACCATCCTGACCTTCCTCGGCATCACCGGGCTCGTGATTCCCTCCCTGCTGGGCGTGATCGCGCCGATCGCGCTGATGATCGCGGTCTCGCACACGCTGAACAAGCTCGCGACCGATTCGGAAATCATCGTGATGAATGCGGCCGGCATGTCGCCCTTCCGGCTGTTCGTCCCGTTCGGCTATGCCACCTGCGCCGTCGCAGTGCTGGTGACCTTGATCGCGTCCTTTTTCGCTCCCGATGGCCTGCGCCGGATCAAGCAATGGGATGCCGAGATCACCGCCGACGTGCTCGCCAACATCCTGCAGCCCGGACGCTTCGCCCAACTCGACCAGAATCTCACCATCCGGATTCGCGAGCGCCAGCCCGGCGGCGATCTGTCGGGCATCCTGATCGACGATCGCCGCGCCCCCAAGGAGCGGGTCACGATCATCGCCGAAAAGGGCACCGTCGTGAAGAATGCCGACGGCTCCTTCCTGGTGCTCGAGGACGGCAATCTGGAGCGCTTCGAACTGGGCAAGCGCGAGCCGGCGATGGTCGCGTTCGCCCGCTACGCATTCGACATGTCGAAATTCTCGAATCAGGGCCGCGACGTCACTCTCGGCATCCGCGAGCGCTATCTGTGGGAGCTGATGGCGCCGGCCGAGGACGATCCGATCTACAAGCAGATTCCGGGTCAGTTCCGGCAGGAACTGCATGACCGCTTCCTCGCCCCGATCTATCCGTTTGCCTTCGCCGCCCTCACCTTCGCGTTTCTGGGCGCGCCGCGCACGACGCGGCAGAGCCGCAACTTCTCGTTCGGCAGCGCGATCCTCGCCGTGTTCGGCGTGCGCATGGCCGGCTTTGCCTGTTCGGTCATGACGGTAAAAACGCCGATTGCGGCGCTGGTGCAGTACCTGATGCTGTTCGGCGTTCTCGGCCTCAGCATCTGGATCATCATCGGCGGCGTGGTCGTCGAGCCGCCGGCGCGGCTGATGGAAGCCATCAACCGCTCGAATGCGCGAATCGCGCGGCTGTTCAGAAGGCCGGCCACCGCATGA